A window of the Parambassis ranga chromosome 17, fParRan2.1, whole genome shotgun sequence genome harbors these coding sequences:
- the LOC114449508 gene encoding phosphatidylinositol 4,5-bisphosphate 3-kinase catalytic subunit alpha isoform yields the protein MPPRPSSGELWGMHLMPPSILVDCLLPNGMILTLECLREATLITVKHELFKEARKYPLYHLLQEESSYIFVSVTQEAEREEFYDETRRLCDLRLFQAFLKVIEPVGNREEKILNREIGFAIGMPICEFDLVKDSEVQDFRKNILNVCKEAVDLRDSNGPHSRALYVYPPNVESSPDLPRHIYNKLDKGQIIVVIWVIVSPSNDKQKYTLKINHDYVPEQVIAEAIRKKTRSMLLSQEQLKMCVQEYQGKYILKVCGCDEYLLEKYPLSQYKYVRSCIMLGRMPNLMLMAKDSLYSQLPMDNFTMPSYARRISTAAPYMCNGETVIKSLWTINGTLRIKILCATYVNVNIRDIDKIYVRTGIYHGGEQLCDNVNTQRVPCSNPRWNEWLNYDMYIPDIPRAARLCLSICSVKGRKGAKEEHCPLAWGNINLFDYTHTLVAGKMALNLWPVPHGLEDLLNPIGVSGSNPNKETPCLELEFDHLSGPVKYPDMTTIEDHANWNISRELGFNYCHTGLPNRLARDNPLTDSDNEQLRQVCNRDPLSEITEQEKDFLWRHRHDCINMPEILPKILLAVKWNSRDEIAQMYCLLKDWPAIKPEQAMELLDCNFPDPMIREFAVKCLEKYLTDDKLSQYLIQLVQVLKYEQYLDNPLARFLLKKALTNQRIGHFFFWHLKSEMHNKTVSQRFGLLLESYCRACGMYLKHLSRQVEAMEKLINLTDLLKQEKKDEAQKVQMKFLVEQMRRPDYMDALQSFTSPLNPAHQLGNLRLEECRIMSSAKRPLWLNWVNPDMMSELLFQNNEIIFKNGDDLRQDMLTLQIIRIMENIWQNQGLDLRMLPYGCLSIGDCVGLIEVVRNSHTIMQIQCKGGLKGALQFNSHTLHQWLKDKNKGEMYDQAIDLFTRSCAGYCVATFILGIGDRHNSNIMVKDDGQLFHIDFGHFLDHKKKKFGYKRERVPFVLTQDFLIVISKGTQECTKTREFERFQEMCYKAYLAIRQHANLFINLFSMMLGSGMPELQSFDDIAYIRKTLALDKSEQEALDYFMKQMNDAHHGGWTTKMDWIFHTIRQHAMN from the exons ATGCCTCCCAGACCCTCCTCAGGAGAACTATGGGGGATGCACTTGATGCCCCCCAGCATCCTTGTGGATTGCCTTCTTCCAAATGGCATGATTCTCACATTGGAGTGCCTCCGGGAAGCCACGCTGATCACAGTCAAGCATGAGCTTTTCAAAGAGGCCAGGAAGTACCCTCTGTAccatctgctgcaggaggagagctcCTACATCTTTGTCAGTGTCACCCAAGAGGCAGAGCGGGAGGAGTTTTATGATGAGACCAGGAGGTTGTGTGATCTTAGGCTTTTCCAGGCCTTCCTTAAAGTTATTGAACCAGTAGGCAACAGGGAAGAGAAAATTCTCAACAGAGAGATAG GTTTTGCTATAGGAATGCCCATATGTGAGTTTGATTTGGTGAAAGACTCAGAAGTGCAGGACTTCAGaaagaacattttaaatgtttgcaaAGAAGCTGTGGACCTCAGAGACAGTAACGGACCCCACAGTAGAGCTTTGTACGTCTATCCCCCCAATGTAGAATCCTCACCCGACCTACCCAGGCACATCTACAACAAGCTAGATAAAG GTCAAATCATTGTGGTTATTTGGGTCATTGTTTCTCCCAGCAATGATAAACAGAAATATACCCTGAAGATCAACCATGATTATGTGCCGGAGCAGGTGATCGCAGAAGCCATCCGTAAGAAGACACGTAGCATGCTGCTTTCTCAGGAGCAGTTAAagatgtgtgtgcaggagtATCAGGGAAAGTACATCCTCAAAGTCTGCGGCTGCGATGAGTACTTACTGGAGAAATACCCTCTGAGTCAGTACAAG TACGTGCGCAGCTGCATCATGCTGGGAAGGATGCCCAACTTGATGCTAATGGCAAAGGACAGCCTCTATTCCCAGCTGCCAATGGACAACTTCACCATGCCGTCATATGCAAGGCGAATATCAACAGCAGCACCATACATGTGCAATGGGGAAACGGTCATCAAATCTCTATGGACTATCAATGGGACACTGCGGATCAAGATCCTGTGTGCCACGTATGTCAATGTCAACATCAGAGACATTGATAAG ATCTACGTCAGGACTGGGATATACCACGGTGGAGAACAGCTGTGTGACAACGTCAACACACAACGCGTGCCCTGCTCAAACCCTAG GTGGAACGAGTGGCTGAACTACGACATGTACATTCCAGACATTCCCAGAGCTGCCCGACTCTGTCTCTCCATTTGCTCTGtaaaagggaggaagggagcTAAAGAG GAGCACTGTCCTCTTGCCTGGGGCAACATCAACCTGTTTGACTACACCCACACACTCGTAGCAGGGAAGATGGCGCTCAACCTGTGGCCTGTCCCACATGGCTTGGAAGACCTGCTCAACCCTATTGGTGTCAGCGGCTCTAACCCCAACAAG GAAACCCCTTGTCTTGAGCTGGAGTTTGACCATTTAAGCGGCCCTGTCAAGTACCCTGATATGACCACCATTGAGGATCATGCAAACTGGAATATATCCAGAGAGCTTGGCTTTAATTACTGCCACACCGGTTTG CCTAACAGACTGGCTCGAGACAACCCCCTGACTGACAGTGACAATGAGCAGCTACGACAGGTGTGTAACAGAGATCCGCTGTCTGAAATCACTGAGCAGGAGAAAGACTTTCTGTGGAGGCACAG ACACGACTGCATCAATATGCCAGAGATCCTTCCCAAGATCCTCCTCGCTGTGAAATGGAACTCCAGAGATGAGATTGCACAG aTGTATTGCCTTTTGAAGGACTGGCCTGCTATCAAGCCAGAACAAGCCATGGAGTTACTGGATTGCAACTTTCCTGATCCTATGATCAGAGAGTTTGCTGTCAAGTGCCTTGAAAAATACCTAACTGATGACAAACTCTCACAGTACCTTATTCAACTGGTTCAG GTTCTAAAGTACGAGCAGTATCTTGATAACCCACTTGCACGCTTCCTGCTGAAGAAGGCATTAACCAATCAGAGGATAGGACATTTCTTCTTCTGGCATTTAAA GTCAGAGATGCACAACAAGACAGTGAGCCAGCGGTTTGGCCTGCTGCTGGAGTCATACTGCCGGGCCTGTGGCATGTATCTGAAGCACCTGAGCAGACAGGTGGAAGCCATGGAGAAGCTCATCAATCTCACTGACCTCCtcaaacaagagaaaaaagatgAGGCGCAGAAG GTTCAAATGAAGTTTCTGGTAGAACAGATGAGAAGGCCTGACTACATGGATGCACTGCAAAGCTTCACATCTCCACTAAACCCAGCACATCAGCTGGGTAACCTCCG CCTGGAGGAGTGCAGAATAATGTCATCAGCAAAGCGACCTCTGTGGCTTAACTGGGTAAATCCAGATATGATGTCCGAGCTGCTCTTTCAAAACAATGAAATCATTTTCAAAAATGGAGATG ATCTGAGACAGGACATGCTGACACTGCAGATCATTAGGATAATGGAGAACATCTGGCAGAACCAAGGCCTTGATCTCAG GATGCTGCCATATGGCTGTCTGTCAATTGGTGACTGTGTGGGTTTGATCGAGGTAGTGAGGAACTCTCACACCATCATGCAGATCCAGTGTAAAGGAGGCCTAAAGGGGGCGCTGCAGTTCAACAGCCACACACTGCATCAGTGGCTGAAGGATAAGAACAAGGGAGAGAT GTACGACCAGGCCATAGATCTGTTCACACGGTCATGTGCAGGCTACTGTGTAGCCACGTTCATCCTGGGCATAGGTGACAGGCACAACAGCAACATTATGGTCAAAGATGATGGGCAG CTGTTCCATATTGACTTCGGGCACTTCCTTGAccacaaaaagaagaagtttGGGTACAAGAGAGAACGTGTTCCCTTTGTGCTCACACAGGACTTCTTGATCGTTATTAGTAAAGGCACACAAGAGTGCACCAAAACAAGGGAATTCGAAAG GTTCCAGGAGATGTGTTATAAGGCATACCTTGCAATCCGGCAGCACGCCAACCTCTTCATCAACCTCTTCTCCATGATGCTGGGCTCAGGTATGCCTGAGCTGCAGTCATTCGATGACATTGCTTACATCAGGAAGACCCTTGCTCTGGACAAATCTGAGCAGGAGGCTCTTGACTACTTCATGAAGCAGATGAACGACGCCCACCATGGCGGCTGGACTACCAAGATGGACTGGATCTTCCACACAATTCGCCAGCATGCCATGAACTAA